The genomic interval TCTGTTCTGACAGAAGCGCCTGCCACTCCGGAGGAGGATTCTTATTTTTGGATTTCAACAGATTGGCTTCGCCAATGGGCGGACAATGTTAATCCTCCCTCGTAAGTTTACTTGAGAGCAtgtttttgtaattaatttcTGTACTCTCTACAGTGAAATAACAACCTTTGTAAATTGTCCTTGCCTCATTATGGCATTATGTTCTAGTTTCATGCTGCTCTGACCATTTTGAATCATTGCACTGTCCAATGACTGTTAGGATTAGCACACTTTGTATTGTTGCACTGCCATTAGTTTTCATGTCTTGCAGTATCAAGTGCCATATGTCACAGTTCTTCAGGCATCTATTTTTGTATGGCATCACCTTATGTTTCGAAATCCAAATTTAGACCTATTATAACTGGACTCTTTTGTTCACAGCTCTATTGACAACAGTCCAATTCAATGTGAACATGGAAAAGTTCCAGCGTCAAAGGTTACATCCATGAAACGACTATCAGCTGGAGCTTGGCATAAGCTATTTTCTAAAGTAAGAAACTTCTGCATTTCTTGGTTTTCATTTCTTAAGGATAATTTGCTTTTGATTACACAATTGTAATGTTTCCTGCCAATTATTGGGAATACTATTTCTGTGCTCAATTCTAATGCTTCTGGAATATTCCTGATGAGTTTTTTGTATTGTTGTCACAAAATAATACAAGTATGGAGGGGGTCCAACATTGAGCAGTGAGGATTTCTGCATGGAATGCCTTAAGGATGGAGCAAAAAATTCAGTATCTGCTGATGTCTACCGTGATCGGAAagcatcattaaaaaatattgcagaAGCAGCACTTGCTGGAAATAGTACAGATGGTCCATCATACTTTGTTTCCAAGCCATGGTACGCAGATAGATGTGTTTGGCTATTACCGCAAGtatatttgtttgaaaatgTAAAAAGAATGCAAtgatatcaaattattttttatgaggGATCTTATTAGTACAattttcatgtgaaaattCTAAATACCTTTTATCATATCACTGATCAAACTCCTAAAACGTTGATTGCATTCATTCTTGTAtagcaaactaaaaaaaaatggagggacaTCAGTTTAGAAGTTGCTCCTTAACATAAACTgtggttttaatttttatgaaataacatatttatcatcATACGTGTACATTACGCCATGCCCTAAGATTATGTTGTCTTTTATATGGGCAATATCATAATCACCAATTCACCATATGGTCAATCCTGCCTTTTTTCTGAGTTATTTATTACaccttaaatatttgttatagaGTTATTGTTAATCCATTTGTTCTATTCTGCACTATTACATGCATTTTACAGTGGAACACTTCTATGTGGGCCaatgcaaaatttttcatCTAGCCCTTTGGCTGTCCCAGTGGATCATCTTACCAATCGCAGTTCAATAGTCTTTCGTTTCCTGTTTGCTCCTAGGTTGACCCAATGGTTGCGCAGAAAAAATGTGGATATCCCTTCAGATGCTGATAGTGGACCAACAACTGCTCTAAGGTGCACCCATGGAAATCTTCTTCCAGAACATGCTTCAGGCGCAAAGCGGGTCTCTGTGCCAGAGGGCCTCTGGTTATTTCTCTATGAATCCAGTGGAATGAAGGCTGATGACATTGTGACTTTTCCGTCAGATAGTCAACCATGCGTTATCTGTAGCCAGCAATTATCAGTTGTTGCTTCTGTTGAGGATAATCTTAGGTTAGATAACAATGCAAGACAATGACTACCTATATGGACTGTTTACTTTAAGTTCTAGGCTAATACTAACTTTCTTCTACATGTTTTGCTACTCAGAGCGGTGAAACTCAAGCAACGACAGAGCcatgaaaagttaatttcCGCTAAAAGTTTTGCACTTCATCCTGGGCAAAAATACTATTTAGTTCCTTCCTCATGGTTGTCAGAGTGGAAAGCTTACATTACGGCGACTGGGAAAAATGTTTCTTCATTACCAGAACCTCAATCTCTTGAAGCTACTATCAATTCACTTATCTGCGAGAAGGTAAAACTAACTTGATCTTGGTTCAAAGTTAAATGCGTGCTATGCATGACAGCTACTATGGCATAGAAGCTTAATTGATGTACGAATTCACAGCAAGCTCTTGGTTCAACTAAATGCATGCTGTGCACAGCAAGCTGTTAGTATATATTACATTATAAAGACAACTCAAAAGGAAGTCACCATGTTCACTCTAGAGCCTAGAAATTGCCATTGCAGAAATAGAGAAACATTTTTACCATTAGATCATGATGGATCTATATTATAACGGCGTAGATTTATCAGATAAGTTCCATCATTACAAAACAGACTATATATTCAATTCAAATAGAAAAGTGTACTCTGTCAATCCATATACAACAGTGCATATGCGTATGTAGTAGAGTCCTGGTATTGTCTAACTGTTTGGGGTGGTTTCCGATTAATTCActcaagaaaaaagagaggaaggtACACAACAGAACAAAATCCATTTATCTGGATTGGAGTCTTAATTCActcaagaaaaaagagagaaaggtacacaacaaaacaaaatccatTTATCTGGATTGGAGTCGCTCACATGCATGTGGCCATACACCCTGCACCTCATGTACTCATGTATGCATAACAGATTGCCATGGGTACTAGCTACTAGTCAAagctattttcttttctactcAATACATAACTATAGTTTGAAAGTAGAAAATATGCATAATTGGATTATAGCGCAGGTCCAAATTATAACAATCATAGGTTGATCTAGAAATGTTTCATATCCCATAAAAACCTAACTACAACTATTATTTCCTATCCAAattctatttcattttttctaattacataaaattataatggacCATCCGTTGATGAACCTTGGACAGTCATCCGGGACCGGGTCATCCGCCGGTAGACCCGTCGGTGATAACAACCTATATTATATCAAAGAGTCCgtgtagaaatacaatttaaaaattctaaattttggaaaagaaaagagtccaagtaaaaatataattcaaaatcaCGAAATaaggattaaaaataaagatatttaaaaaacaagagaCTATATAGAGCATCATATGGGAGAATTGAAATTCAACGatctatctatttatttacaaagataagtaaaaaataagtagACGTTTTCTCTAGAGGCCTAGAAATCACCacattaataaagaaaaaaagagaaaaacatcAACCATTAGATTCTAGTTGGTTAAAATTACAGCGGTCTAGATTTATTGTGCACATTAGAAAGATATTCTGCAGGATGAATCAATGGGACTCCAATTGCATACATGCATGGATTCAATGATAGTGGCTGACCTTGAGGATAGTGATGTCCAGGGCGATGGGCAAGCTCAAGGGAGGTAACAACGATAGTATAGCTCAAGGGCAACGATGGGCAAGCGTGAGGGCAACATTGCTGGTGGTATTCATTGACTTTGAGAAGCAACGATTTGGAAACTCTCATGGACAGCTATGGCTGCAGGCTTGGCGATCCGATgtggaggagaaagaaaggggATGAGAGGATGGACGGAGGAAAACGGAAAATAAAGTGTAGATAGATATTTTTCCATCAGGATTTTTaggcaggaaaaaaaaaagaaaactaatagAATTTCGGATGGAGTATATAGATGAGAACTGAGGTGGTTTCAGCGTAAACGGGAATGTTTGGTGCTATATATCTCAAATCACAATATTAAAATGGCCTACAATTAGGAGAAGTGAACCATCACATATTTTTAGAGTTTGAATAGCAAACGGAATAGaggtaaaattttaaaaaagaattaaatggCAGCTAGTTTTGTTTACTTCATGTGGTGTTCAATGGAATTTTGTGacagttttgtttgttagtTGAATGTctgttaatttgattttacttCAACTGATTGCTGATGCCTATTCTGTGGATAAAAGGTTCAAGGTTTACATGCTTAGTCAATTGATGGATccacttatttttatttttatagtttggTTGTTGAATTTAATGATTGGTCATTTTTCAGCATTCAAGATTGTTGCAAAGGCCCTTGGATCTAGTTTGCAAGCGTGGGGCAATCACTCAGAAAGCATCAAATGTAAATTCATTCTCTTTAGAATTATTTCTTCctattatcttttgttttacATTATTGCCCGTGGCATATGTGATCTTACTATATGTGTTGTTACTCCCCTTGAATATAATACCTTTTATTTTGAGTTAGTAGTTTTGAAAGTTGGTAACCTGATAACCTCTTTTGCTAATGTTTCTCTATCTGTTATCTGACTTGAGTATGTCCAAAGTGGTTTTTCTTGTGCTAACTATTCTTGCAGGGGTAAAATTGTTGTAGAAAGATATAATCACTATTCCCCATTTTGAAAAGCTTGAACTCCAACTGTACTGCTTTAGTTCACAGCCATGAGTGGATGATTGCAGTCATGCTTTGTTACCCAATCAAATGTGTGACTTCTTAGTAATCCAACTTGCAGCTACTAGTTTCGTAATTTAACTACGGATCTGGCACAACAGTAGTTACTAGTTTCGTAATTTAACTATGGATCTGGCACAACAGTACCAAAGAAGGACCTTTCATTATATCTCAGTtgctttgttttgttgtttggcTTGTGGAACtttctgttttattttggCTTTTATTTGCTGATATATGTATGCTGAAAGATGAGAAAACTGATACTATGGGTTCATTGTCTGTCTTGGTTTTCAGACTGATGGATTAACAATGATCTCAGAACCTGATTGGATTTTATTCTCTGAAGAGTGGAATGTAGCACATGGAAAAGGTATATGTGCTGAAATTGTTTTGAGCAAGAGTTCTCAGGATAATCTGCAGTCATCTGAAGCAATTCCAATTCTGGATGGAGATCTGGACCAGTCTCTTAATGATGTGAGCAATGACTTGGGGGCCAGAGAACCCTATGTGAAAACTGATCCTGAGGTAAGTGACAAGCTAATGAACTGAGCACAGATCTAGATCTGATTGGataataattttacaattattGGTATCCATGgttgaaatatataaatatcttaTGTTGGGAAGATTAATAGGGACCGATCACCTCAATGATGTGTTTTACTGGCGTGCTATTAGGATTTTGCAAACTTGCAGATGAAACGATACCATGGTGTTCAATTTTGTTAGAACCATTTATAAGATATAACCACCAGTTAGGGCCTTGTATGAAGAACCCTGTGACCAAACCGTGGATATTGAATGACTGCATATCACTTTACTCTCAGCTACAAAAACAAACATACTTCACATATTTATTGTTCTCACATCCCACTGGAAAAGGCTAAACCATCCCACAAGCAAAACTTTTGTACCATTGTATGCTTATAGCTAAGGTTACTGCTTGTGTGAAGCccatcatataaaattttatactttagTGGAGCACTGACTCCAGAAATTAAATATGCCTGCAGTTGTTTCTTCAAATCCAGAATTctggaaattaaaattttcagtcACTATAAATATCTGGTACCTATTTGACACATGCATAAGTTTCTTTCTAGCTTTGTTCTTTTTCAGTTCTGCCTGTGAACATGTAAGTCTGTGTTTAGGTTTGTGAAGAATGTATTGGAGAAAAAGAGAGCTGTGCATTGGTGGAGAAGCTCAATTATCAGAATGAAGATATCCAGGTTTATCTTGTCCGTGGTAAAGAAGCGCCAAAGTCAATTCGGGAGGCATCGGCAGCTGTTCCCGTACCAGATCGTAGGACTTCAAAGCGTTCCCGGAGAACAACCTCAGGGAATTCGATCAGTTTGAGAGTCTCTGGTTCTACAACTGTCTATCAGTTGAAACTCATGATATGGGAATCTTTAGgggtataaaataaactgaatcCATAATTTTTCTGCAAGAAGCAGCTTGTTACAGTTCAGATAGTAAAGAGACCATAAAAGAAACTAAGCAGACACGATCTATTAATTGCCACTTCTacaactttattttgttttagctCAAAGAGGTTTGCTAGAGTTGTCAATTCTAACCAAATAATTGTTGTAGTCAATTTGAgatcatttataatttttggtttGCATGATTAGTTTGATTTACATTTATGCATGTCTGCTTCAGACTGCATTAAAATTATTACTTTTGTCATATTCAGATTGTTAAGGAGAACCAGAAGCTTCACAAAGGCTCTCTGGAGATTGAAGATGATTTTGCTACTCTCGCTGACAAGTGTATTTTTCCTGGAGATGTTCTATGGGTTAAAGACACTGAAATTTATGAGAACCGTGACATAGCAGGTGAAGTAGCAAATATAATGTGCTGAACATTTCTGAATAATGAGATTGTTTATGGTTTAACTTCTCTTTGCCTTCGATATTTCAGATGAAATTTCGGAGCAGAAGGTTGATGTACTACAGACTGAGGAAGGCTTCCGTGGGACTCTGTTGACATCTAGTGTTTCAGCTCAGCTTTGCCAGGATATATCATTTAGCGATTGAGTTCTCTAATGTCAGCTACGTCGCTGCCTGCATATGTTTACTTCGGCTGGTTAAGCTTGCTTGGAGGTCATATgactttctttgtttcttctagtttgatttatatttcataGTTTTTCTCCGTTGGAAAATCAGACTGCAGTTTCACCTGATTCCAAACAAAGGTTATTGCATGTAtgcaatgttattttttttttccttttgttacACTTCGAGAGCCAAGCCCCAGCTTACATTTAGGTTTGGTAATTAGAAATGTAACTTTCACCCGTGCCATGCAGGTGTATGCCGAGGACTGAGTCGCAAAAACAAGTTCTAAATACGGTGGTTCTACTTGCCGTCGCCgagggtgaaaatttttgtctGCCCCTTTATCTCCGTGCTCGTGTTTCCACCAAGGTGTGCTACTTGCTGTTGTATCTGCATCTCAAATTGAGAGGGAAAGAAGAGGgtatgtaattaattagttagttaAGCCTTGTACCTTGTACTGGCTATGCTGCCTATGCAGGTTTCATGAAGGAGAGCCggaatttatatgtagagCAGTTAGCTAGTAGTACTATATATTGTTGTGTTCTTACACTGTGGGATCTGCAATGGTTCAGATCTCTTATCCGCAGCTTTTCTCTCGTTTACCTTTGTTTGGTGGCTCACCccaccacccccagtgcatgCATAATCAATTTGAATCTTGGTAATGCCAGATGTCAAGTCTATATACCCAAACAATTTATCCTCCACTGTTAAACTCTACATGACAACGGAAACAACTCTGCCGTTATACAGAAAAAACGTTGATTTTGTGTTGCAAATAATACCATACCATTATCTGAATCTTTCCCTCTTAAAATAATTGCCACAGTTATGTCTGTACTTAATTCTCATTGGGGATGAGCATTGTGGAAACAATTCTTgtatgaaatatataaaacatttgcCCACCTTGACCTCCAACCCATTCCCAACAAAATAGTGGgtataaaaaaacacttcgatgatttttttttttttgcaaagacAAATCATTGCATTATTCTGCTGGCTTGACGCAATGGACTGCGCATAAAATAGCGGCGTATTAGGCGCGACCAAATCAGAAAAAGGCACGAGCAGATACGAAGAAGTCCTAAAAGAAAAGAGTGGGGTTGGGTCAGTGGAAATACTAGTCTTTGCCGCGGCACTAACGAACACGCGGTTCTCCGTTCTTGGTTGCTGCTCACGTCGTCGTTGAATCGAGTCAATTTGGGCTTTTCTTTAGCCGGTTTCGTGGAAGATTAGTGCTCCAAAACCAGCCGCGGCTCCTCGCTTTTTCTGGCGGTTCCAGCTTACGCACGCGTGCGGCCATGCTCTCGTCATCGCCTTGCTGCTACGTTTGTTCTTAAATGCTGAGGTCGATATTTGACGGGATAGGAAATCTTTGGCTGAGGTTTCATGCAGATACTTGGCTCTTATTATGAAGTTTGGTACAACCATGTACGTGGCTGGAGTGTTGTTTTGGAACGATTAACGTTACGTATTGGTTCCATATCTGTTTGCGCAAACTTTAAGCAAGATGCACTATTggtaattacttttttttcttttttatttaacaccgttaaatCTGACAtgtgtttaaccattcgttttattaaaaattttatgcaaattataaaattatgacTCATAGAGTGTCCCTATGATAAAACAACTCATAACGgaaaattaatagttatataaattttttaaataatataaatagtcaaacataaataaagaattaacgttctaaaataacaaaatcggaggtagatatatttttcaccACTTTTGTAGGAAATAATGTGTTTCCTTCCAGGTTTTGGGCGAAATTCTTGGTACTTGGTTTGTATAGATACACTGGTTATACTCTGCTCTACAGCTCTCTACACAGGTCAGGTAGCTGAAGCGGCAGTGATGACTGACGATGCCTTGGAACAGGGGAGACGCTGACCAATTTCAGTACAAGAATTGAGACCTGTATCGGACGAAAAGGACCTGCAGCACCAGAAGAGTCACAAGAGACATAAATACTGTAGTGCACGAAAATGCCATCCATCCCCATGGCGACAAAAGTATCTGTCCAAAAGCTCGGCGACTGGACAACGTGCCATGCTCCATCTGTCTCAGGTCTGGGATTGTGACACATGTGTGGGCACTTCCTCAAATTATAATAGCAGCCAGGTTAATCTCAGCTAGAGTAGATCATCAGGTGATCTAGCACACAGGTTAATCTAACAGTTTACACTTGTCGGCTTAACAGTGTCAGCTATTAGCAGCTTCTCGGAAAGCTCTAGGTGCACAAGTAACAGGATAACAGGAAGAGTCTAACCCCATCTTTTTGTCCATCCTTTTACGTATgcctatatttataagccaaaatttaaattttaaattctaaatttagagttgattttaatgatttttcactgaagattatttttcagtcttatattactaagaatatgtatatacaatttttatttataattttttgtttgtaaatatgtcgcttgattttttcataaaacactCAAATAATCAAAGTAGgacagtatattttttcttatgcttatatttacaggttaattttaattttaaaatggttagctttaaggttttttatcatcatttatttcccagaatttacttttatattactaatgaatatatatatatatatatatatataacttttaactataaaatatttttaaattgttaatgaGCTGTTTTGCCTGTGCTTAATTCTAACGAAAGAGATGGGATTGCTAGATAACCTTACACAGAGGTACAGAACACAAGGCGTTTGGTAAGAGAGCACTTGCAAGCTGCAGTTGTCATATCTATAAACACACATGACACATCTGACAAGTTAATTGATGGTACCCACAGCAAAACTGACCGTCAAATTTTGcaaaggtggtgtttagattaaaaaaaattttagaaaaaatgtcacgtcaaatgtttgatcggatgtcggaaggggttttcggacacgaatgaaaaaacgaatttcgcagctagtctagaaaccgcgagacgaatcttttgagtctaattaatccgtcattagcacatgttagttactgtagcacttatggctaatcataggctaattaggctcaaaagatttgtcttaagatttcttccataactgtgtaattagttttttggttcatctatgtttaatgctttatttagatatctaaaaattcgatgtgatgttttttaaaaaaattttggaaactaaacaagtccaAAATATCTCTGCATAGGAGCACTGGGTACGTCAACATGACCCACGCCAATCATATCGATCCTCGCAATTACCAGTACATCAGTACTACTACTGCATATACATTCTGAACTACAGGTActttttaacaaatatttaagttaacaaaagaaatactactaccttccaataaatattatagaatGAATAAGATGCGAGGACAGGTAACAGTCTAGTGAGaaaattaggaaaaaataaCTAACTGATATAGTAAGTAGGGATTATAAATTAGACTAGAAatccttatatttataaaacaagAATCAAATCCTACCAATAACCAGCAATACTTACAGCCATCTGATCAAGGGTAGCGATTGGTGAACAGACGTGTGATCCCCCTCAAAAGAGCATGTGGGGCTGGTTTAGAAGATGCAGCAACAGTTGTTACCTGTACTACTACATCCGCTAaagaacttatttttttataatatttgaccatccattttatttaaaatatttatagaaaactCAAAATATTAGTCCtgcgtaaagtattatttatgttctATCATCTggtaacaataaaattattaatcatagcttttttaaataaaacgaatagtcaaaaattatacctaaaactaaaaaaaaaaacttatgttaCGACGGATGACTCATGCTGTAGCATGAGGCAGAGACGAGTACTCCTAAATAAACAAACGGTTTAATTGCAACCACCAGGTGCATTTAGCTGGCCATCCTTATTCTCTCGTTTGCTGGGTTAACTTACTGTTCATTCTTAATGCTGCTCCCAGCCtcccattattttattttatttcattttatttatgtagaGGAATAGGTGAAATGGTGAAGCCCCGTTTCGCTTGCCGCTGCAGCACACCGCCTCGCAATTCCGCCGCATCCACCTGCCCGTGATTATACAGAGGaatcctcctctctctcaatCTCGCCGATCTCTTCTCCCACCTCGCGTTGCTCCTCGTCGAAGCATTTGCTAGTTGATTCCTCTTGGCAGGAGTAGTTTGCTCTGaatctttctctctcttcttcttcaagGTAAagcctttcttcttcttcttcttcgagcAGTTGTGGGTTTTGCTTGCTTGTTGCCGTCATGTTTGTTTGCGAAGAGAGGTATGGCAATGGCGGAACCAGTCTCAATCTGAGGCCAGATGTTTGTTTGCGCCGGTGACCTCGTGGGTGGTATagagccgtcgccgccgggtcTTTTGGGCCACCAGCTTCACCGCCGTATGCCGAGAGTGCCGAGGCGTTCGTCCAAGTGTAGCAAGCCACGGAGCCACTATCACCGTGGCCTCCAGCCCTCCCTGCGCCGTCTCGACCCTCGCATCGTCGTCGCAGCTCGCACGGCGCACGCATGGCGGTGGCCTGCCGAGGGCGGGGCCTCAGGCGGTCTGGCTTGAGCTAGTCATGGCGGGtaccccgccaccgccggcgggaGCTTCCTTCTCACCAgccgaagcggcggcggcgagcagccgGGGAGGCGATTGCCCTATTTCAGaaaattatcttttcatttgttttgagaaaccttttaaaataaaatttccgtTAGTATTTTTAAAGGTTATTCAATCCAGCTTTTTCAATCAAACTGAATTTCTTCAGTCgaaatttttaggttttcaaattttgtttccgAAATGGAAGCCCTTAATCGGGGATCAAACGCTTGTAACCTCAACTTGGAAGTCTTTAACTATGGGTTGAAATGGAAGTCTTTAATAATCGGGACTCAGTTTTAGCCCAGGTTTTAATTATGAGTTGAAATGGATGTTGTTAATCGagattcaaaagattttaGCTCGAGTTTGGAAGTTCTTAATCATATCGATCGGAAATTATACGGTTGGTGGGGAAGCGGGTAGAGGAAGCCAGGAAGGGCTAGAGGGTAGCGCCTGAGGTGTGAAACGGGGCAACGGGTCGCGCCATAGATTCTATTtggtttcttctttttgaTGAATGCCTTCAAGGTGAAAATTTGTCCTCTCGACGATGTCTCTCCACTTCTTGTTTTCAGAAATAAGCCCAACTACCCCgtataaatgattattttgtACAGCttacaatttgaatttgtttcCCAGAAGAAATATTATTTCGAGTGAGTTTTGGAacagtttaaatttgattcaTCTTATCTATGGAAAGAGGAATGGTATATGCATCCCTGTTTCCTTGTTTGGTGAatgtgtaaattttgataatatgCTCCAGTGTGTGTCTGTATCACATTTCATCCTACAGCCATGATTGAGGAGTGAAGCAGAAGCAGTAGCAGTAGCGGTAGCATGAGACTCAGACTGCCTTTCAAAGTTTCAGATCAATTTAGTCTTTTTGGATATTCTGGGCACCAACTAAATGATCCTTATTAAGTCCAATGGTTAAGAACACCAGATCTCTCTTGTCTACTTTCAACtgttcttttggtttttcttcCAAACTGGCGCTGTAGAATCCTAATCATGTAACTCCACCCAAGAAGCTTCTAAGTAAATCTGAGTGTCTGTCATCAAAATTCCGAGGGGAGTTGGTCCATAGTACCATACACTTTGATGCCTTGCTAatgtaataattatgtaaatattctGAATCTATGCGAATGCGCTTGGAGCGCAGTGGTAAAGTCCCCAATTGAGGGGTGTCCGACCTAGGCTCAAACCTGGGTTTCGCACAAAATAATTTCCCCCTTGCCCATGTGAGGTTGAGCGCGCCCGTCGTATGCCGTGTTCAGGGGGATTTTCCTCTATCTAATAAATGCCGCGGGCTTTCTTAACCCTCTGgttgagtttttcttttaaatattCTATTTTCAAATTAATACGTGTTAACTTAAATGGATCAAGCTTGATTAATCACTTGAAATCCTGCGATATTATTTTCTGTGCtcattaaacatttttatattgaaTTCTTCCCTTTCTTTCTTAACTGTAGTAAAATCAGGAGGCCTCCAAAACTCTTTCTGTATCCTGTGCTTGCAGTCAGGATTTCCGAATGCCCTCAAACTTATGTTTCTTTATCCAGTTCTTGCATTGCAAGAATTGGGTTATGAGGTCCGAGGTATTTTCATATATGCTAGGATACTGAAAAGGCACAACAGCAAAACACACACCATTTATACACAATAGCATAAGCAAGAAGgtacatcatttatttatgttggaaaaaaattctatttggTTAATAAGAATATTTCATCTTCTTTTTACTACTAACCCAGAAGCTATCTCACTTTTGGCATTCATTTGTGCTAGCCTCTGTGGCAAAACAAAATGCATGACAAAAGTGAGATTTCATCATTCTTTAGTGGCAGAAACAAATCTAGCCCTTTCTTTAAAACTGCTGACATAGTGACATTACCATTTAATGTATGTGTAAAACCATAAAAATGTGCCATACATGTCTCTTTGCTAGCTccccttggtgttgatttgcTGGATGctatactctttttttttttttttttgggggggggggtggtggATGGGAGCAAACGCTATACtttgttataaataattttgtaatgAT from Oryza brachyantha chromosome 3, ObraRS2, whole genome shotgun sequence carries:
- the LOC102721248 gene encoding ubiquitin carboxyl-terminal hydrolase 26 isoform X1 codes for the protein MSRPNTRNKSKRPRADDCESPSSAVFKKIHSTGAITKGDMKQLYMVWKPVCHGCHGNSKDSPNCFCGLIPAANGVRKSGLWQRTNEIVRALGPNPSTDLRDSTETPAGLTNLGATCYANSILQCLYMNTSFRSGIFSLEPEILKMHPVLDQLARLFAQLHSSKMSFIDSAPFIKTLELDNGVQQDSHEFLTLFLSLLEGSLSHSKVPGAKTIVQHLFRGSVSHVTRCSSCGRDSEASSKMEDFYELELNIKGLNNLEQSLEDYFSTEALNGENQYFCESCQTRVDATRCIKLRSLPPVVNFQLKRYVFLPKTTTKKKISSAFSFPGQLDLGKRLSNPLSCYTYGLSAILIHKGSAANSGHYVAHIKDESNGQWWEFDDEHVSKLGPHPFGEKPGKSSTKADQKPQASSTADSVTNDDNGSCHEAALACTMEEMFSSTDAYMLMYKRITNNENGTENNNIMESSNNSLPHHFVDEIDELNSSYVKECEEYKSKKDGHLSYITERRQEVKSVLTEAPATPEEDSYFWISTDWLRQWADNVNPPSSIDNSPIQCEHGKVPASKVTSMKRLSAGAWHKLFSKYGGGPTLSSEDFCMECLKDGAKNSVSADVYRDRKASLKNIAEAALAGNSTDGPSYFVSKPWLTQWLRRKNVDIPSDADSGPTTALRCTHGNLLPEHASGAKRVSVPEGLWLFLYESSGMKADDIVTFPSDSQPCVICSQQLSVVASVEDNLRAVKLKQRQSHEKLISAKSFALHPGQKYYLVPSSWLSEWKAYITATGKNVSSLPEPQSLEATINSLICEKHSRLLQRPLDLVCKRGAITQKASNTDGLTMISEPDWILFSEEWNVAHGKGICAEIVLSKSSQDNLQSSEAIPILDGDLDQSLNDVSNDLGAREPYVKTDPEVCEECIGEKESCALVEKLNYQNEDIQVYLVRGKEAPKSIREASAAVPVPDRRTSKRSRRTTSGNSISLRVSGSTTVYQLKLMIWESLGIVKENQKLHKGSLEIEDDFATLADKCIFPGDVLWVKDTEIYENRDIADEISEQKVDVLQTEEGFRGTLLTSSVSAQLCQDISFSD
- the LOC102721248 gene encoding ubiquitin carboxyl-terminal hydrolase 26 isoform X2, with translation MSRPNTRNKSKRPRADDCESPSSAVFKKIHSTGAITKGDMKQLYMVWKPVCHGCHGNSKDSPNCFCGLIPAANGVRKSGLWQRTNEIVRALGPNPSTDLRDSTETPAGLTNLGATCYANSILQCLYMNTSFRSGIFSLEPEILKMHPVLDQLARLFAQLHSSKMSFIDSAPFIKTLELDNGVQQDSHEFLTLFLSLLEGSLSHSKVPGAKTIVQHLFRGSVSHVTRCSSCGRDSEASSKMEDFYELELNIKGLNNLEQSLEDYFSTEALNGENQYFCESCQTRVDATRCIKLRSLPPVVNFQLKRYVFLPKTTTKKKISSAFSFPGQLDLGKSSTKADQKPQASSTADSVTNDDNGSCHEAALACTMEEMFSSTDAYMLMYKRITNNENGTENNNIMESSNNSLPHHFVDEIDELNSSYVKECEEYKSKKDGHLSYITERRQEVKSVLTEAPATPEEDSYFWISTDWLRQWADNVNPPSSIDNSPIQCEHGKVPASKVTSMKRLSAGAWHKLFSKYGGGPTLSSEDFCMECLKDGAKNSVSADVYRDRKASLKNIAEAALAGNSTDGPSYFVSKPWLTQWLRRKNVDIPSDADSGPTTALRCTHGNLLPEHASGAKRVSVPEGLWLFLYESSGMKADDIVTFPSDSQPCVICSQQLSVVASVEDNLRAVKLKQRQSHEKLISAKSFALHPGQKYYLVPSSWLSEWKAYITATGKNVSSLPEPQSLEATINSLICEKHSRLLQRPLDLVCKRGAITQKASNTDGLTMISEPDWILFSEEWNVAHGKGICAEIVLSKSSQDNLQSSEAIPILDGDLDQSLNDVSNDLGAREPYVKTDPEVCEECIGEKESCALVEKLNYQNEDIQVYLVRGKEAPKSIREASAAVPVPDRRTSKRSRRTTSGNSISLRVSGSTTVYQLKLMIWESLGIVKENQKLHKGSLEIEDDFATLADKCIFPGDVLWVKDTEIYENRDIADEISEQKVDVLQTEEGFRGTLLTSSVSAQLCQDISFSD